DNA sequence from the Antarctobacter heliothermus genome:
TCCGCGTGAGCCGTCTGAATCCAGTGGCCACAGCACCCACAGCTACAATGTGATCGTCTTTGGGTTGGGGCGCTTTGGCACGGCCATCGGGATGCGGCTGAAGAAACGGGGCATCCGGGTGTTGGGCATCGACTTCAATCTGATGGCGGTGCGGCGCTGGCGTGAACTTGGGCTAGAGACCGAATTTGGCGATGCCACTGACCCGGAGTTCGTCGCCGAACTACCGATAGATCGCGCCGATTGGATCATCTCGACCGTGCCGATCCATCCGACGGGGCTCAGTCATGAGGATACGCGCAGGACCCTGATCCAACTGGTCAGGATGTCTGGTTTTTCTGGTCGCGTGGCTGTGGCCTCGCACCACCCCAAGGACACTGAAGATTTGTTTGCCTCTGGCGCTGACTTGGTGCTGGAGCCGTTTCAGGACGCCGCCGACCGGGCCGTGGATCTGCTGTGCGGCGCTCCGGCGGAAGAGCGGACTGAGATTCCACCCATTGAGACAGAACAAAAACAGGAACCCTGATGCGACATAGAGCGATCATTTGGGGAAAAAGGACTTATTAAGATGCCTGACATCAACATGCCGCCGCGGTGCCACGCGATTTCTGCTGGCGACGCTCTGCAGGTACTTGCCGCTACGGAATATGGTCTTGATGCCGAAGAGGTTGTCCGGCGTCAGGCCGAGTACGGGCTGAACCGTTTACCAGACCCACCAAAGCGCAGTCCGCTCCTGCGGTTCCTAGCGCATTTTCACAACGTATTGATCTATGTTCTGATCGCCTCTGCGGTGGTGACAGGCGCGCTGCAGCACTGGGTCGATACCGGTGTGATCCTTACCGTGGTCGTCGTGAACGCGGTGATTGGTTTCATCCAGGAAGGCCGGGCCGAACAGGCGATGGACGCGATCCGAGGGATGTTGGCGCCGCGGTCAGCCGTGTTGCGCAATGGGGTGCGGGTCAGTGTGGATGCCGCCGAACTGGTGCCCGGCGATATTGTCCTGATCGAGGCTGGCGACCGTGTACCTGCCGATCTTCGGCTGATCCAGTCGCGCGGGCTCAAGGTAGAAGAGGCGATCTTGACTGGTGAATCCGTGCCGGTCGACAAGGCCATTGCCCCCGTGGCAGAGGAGGCGGCCCTTGGTGATCGCACCTCGATGCTGTTCTCCGGGACACTGGTGTCCGCCGGGGTCGGGCGCGGCGTGGTCGCAGCGACGGGGGCGGCAACCCAGATTGGCCGGATCAGCGGGATGCTTAGTCAGGTCGAGACGTTGACGACACCGCTCGTGGCGCAGATGGATCGCTTCGCGCGCTGGCTGACGGTGTTTATCCTGATCGTGGCTGCATCGCTGCTGGCCTACGGGTATTTCGTTGGGCACATGCTCTTTTCGGATCTGTTCATGGCCGTCGTTGGATTGTCGGTGGCCGCGATCCCCGAAGGATTGCCAGCGGTGCTGACGATCACGCTGGCCGTTGGCGTGCGGGCAATGGCACAGCGCAATGCCATCGTGCGCCGCTTGCCAGCGATCGAAACCTTGGGCTCTGTCTCGGTGATCTGTTCGGACAAGACGGGGACATTGACCCGCAACGAGATGATGGTGGCATCGCTGGCGGATGCGGGCCACGTCTATTCCGTGGATGGCAACGGATATGCCCCCGAGGGCGCGGTGTCCTTGAGCGGGGCCAACGCACTTCCCGGTGAACACCCGGTGCTAATGGAATTCGCGCGCACGGCAGGGCTGTGTAACGACGCGATGTTGCGCTCCCATGAGGCGGGTTGGCGGGTCGAGGGTGATCCGATGGAGGGTGCTCTGATGGCGCTTGCCGGCAAGATCACAGATGACGGAACGAACACGTTCCGCCAGTGGATTCGCATGGACGCGATCCCCTTTGATGCGGTCCACCGCTATATGGCAACCTTGCACTGTGATGGCGCGGGGCTTTCGCGCATCCATGTCAAAGGCGCGCCCGAAGCGGTGCTCGCGCTCTGCGGCGATCAGCGCGCGGTACATGGCAGGGCAGAACCGCTCGACGTGGCGTATTGGAACGACAAGGTGGAGGAATTGGCAGGCGAAGGCCAACGCGTCCTCGCGATGGCGGTGCGCGATATGCCGGATCAGCACGCTGATCTGACGACTGCCGATCTTGACGGGCACCTTACATTGATAGGGCTGATCGGCTTGATCGACCCGCCGCGTGCCGAGGCCATCAAGGCGGTGGCAGAATGTCATGAGGCCGGGATCCGGGTGAAGATGATCACCGGCGATCAT
Encoded proteins:
- a CDS encoding cation-transporting P-type ATPase; this translates as MPDINMPPRCHAISAGDALQVLAATEYGLDAEEVVRRQAEYGLNRLPDPPKRSPLLRFLAHFHNVLIYVLIASAVVTGALQHWVDTGVILTVVVVNAVIGFIQEGRAEQAMDAIRGMLAPRSAVLRNGVRVSVDAAELVPGDIVLIEAGDRVPADLRLIQSRGLKVEEAILTGESVPVDKAIAPVAEEAALGDRTSMLFSGTLVSAGVGRGVVAATGAATQIGRISGMLSQVETLTTPLVAQMDRFARWLTVFILIVAASLLAYGYFVGHMLFSDLFMAVVGLSVAAIPEGLPAVLTITLAVGVRAMAQRNAIVRRLPAIETLGSVSVICSDKTGTLTRNEMMVASLADAGHVYSVDGNGYAPEGAVSLSGANALPGEHPVLMEFARTAGLCNDAMLRSHEAGWRVEGDPMEGALMALAGKITDDGTNTFRQWIRMDAIPFDAVHRYMATLHCDGAGLSRIHVKGAPEAVLALCGDQRAVHGRAEPLDVAYWNDKVEELAGEGQRVLAMAVRDMPDQHADLTTADLDGHLTLIGLIGLIDPPRAEAIKAVAECHEAGIRVKMITGDHAATARAIAGMIGLKNDDRVLTGADLEAMDDAALADAAVHTDIFARTSPAHKLRLVAALQARGLTVAMTGDGVNDAPALKRADAGIAMGLKGSEAAKEAAELVLADDNFASIAAAVREGRTVYDNIKKVISWTLPTNAGEAMTIMVALFAGMALPITAVQILWVNLITAVTLGLALAFEPSEPGTMHRPPRPRNEPLLTGGLIWHIVFVSTLFLAAVFGMYFYAIDRGYSVTSAQTVSMNTLVVLEIFHLFFIRNIYGTSLTWAAAKGTRVVWGCVISVTAAQFAITYLPPLQTVFGTEGVPVRDGLLIVAVGVVFFALIETEKKMRLAFRGP